One Telluria mixta DNA window includes the following coding sequences:
- a CDS encoding sulfite exporter TauE/SafE family protein: MLTHTGLLLISIAIGVLIGAAGVGGFFMPPALMLLMNMDIHQGMALSLFTFIFTGAAGALYFHRKGSMDWTLVRPVCLGAAATGHVGAWTGHHLATASLSTALAAVILVVGMYMSGAGGQAALALPEGPRQRWLMLAAIGALTGFFSGLTGVGGQVLSVPLMVLCGYPVLTAIGVGQMLQTVGALSGSLANMHYASIDYGLAAFIVVFEIAGVLAGAILIHRLDGAFVKRLVGGLCMVAGCGFMLRSL; this comes from the coding sequence ATGCTGACACATACCGGCCTTTTACTGATCTCCATTGCGATTGGCGTCCTGATCGGCGCAGCCGGCGTAGGCGGGTTTTTCATGCCGCCCGCCCTCATGCTGCTGATGAACATGGACATTCACCAGGGCATGGCGTTGTCCTTGTTCACCTTCATCTTTACCGGCGCAGCGGGCGCGCTCTACTTTCACAGGAAAGGCAGCATGGACTGGACGCTGGTGCGGCCGGTGTGCCTCGGCGCGGCGGCGACGGGCCATGTCGGCGCATGGACCGGCCATCATCTCGCCACCGCATCGCTGTCGACGGCGCTGGCCGCGGTCATCCTCGTCGTCGGCATGTACATGTCGGGCGCCGGCGGCCAGGCGGCGCTTGCCTTGCCGGAGGGCCCGCGCCAACGCTGGCTGATGCTTGCGGCTATCGGCGCCCTCACAGGGTTCTTTTCCGGCCTCACCGGCGTCGGCGGCCAGGTGCTGTCCGTGCCGCTGATGGTCTTGTGCGGTTATCCCGTACTGACCGCAATCGGCGTCGGACAGATGCTGCAAACCGTCGGCGCCTTGTCCGGTTCGCTCGCGAACATGCATTACGCCAGCATCGACTATGGCCTGGCCGCCTTCATCGTCGTGTTTGAAATTGCCGGTGTACTGGCCGGCGCCATCCTCATCCATCGTCTCGACGGCGCGTTCGTCAAGCGCCTGGTAGGCGGGCTGTGCATGGTGGCCGGTTGCGGGTTCATGCTGCGCAGCCTGTAG
- a CDS encoding M20/M25/M40 family metallo-hydrolase, which translates to MRKMTGALLALAALACVQTARAEGLDPTEQKIVAEIRAHAPQALALLEQSVLINSGTMNTRGVRDVGALFRKQFDELGFTTRWIDLPPEMRRAGHLVATRDGNRGKRLLLLGHLDTVFEPGSDVPMWQRDGDKVRGQGVSDMKGGDVIVIEALRALHRVGALDGTRIAVMFTGDEEEAGNPKSVSRGDMVALAKRSDVALSFEGSILDKNGQATATVGRRATATWELEVKARQGHSMAVFGANGYGAVYETARILDAFRQQVIEPGLTFNPGLILGGTEVAFDGATSRGTAFGKTNVIANTATVKADLRYLDYPQRDRAQARMRDIVAQNLPGTSATIAFHESYPPMAVTPGNLKVLDLYSRVSQDAGLGAIAPLPAEARGAGDIQFVAPLLDSLDGLGASGNGAHSPNEDLDVGSIERSAVRAALLIYRLTR; encoded by the coding sequence ATGCGCAAGATGACCGGGGCGCTGCTGGCGCTGGCAGCACTGGCGTGCGTACAGACGGCGCGGGCCGAGGGGCTCGATCCGACCGAGCAGAAGATCGTCGCGGAAATCAGGGCGCATGCGCCGCAAGCCCTCGCCCTGCTCGAGCAGAGCGTCCTCATCAACAGCGGCACGATGAATACCCGCGGCGTGCGCGACGTGGGCGCATTGTTCCGCAAGCAGTTCGACGAGCTCGGTTTTACGACGCGCTGGATCGATCTGCCGCCCGAGATGCGCCGCGCCGGCCACCTCGTCGCGACGCGTGACGGCAACCGCGGCAAGCGCCTGCTGCTGCTCGGTCACCTCGACACCGTGTTCGAACCGGGCTCCGACGTCCCCATGTGGCAGCGCGACGGCGATAAGGTGCGCGGCCAGGGCGTGTCGGACATGAAGGGCGGCGACGTGATCGTCATCGAAGCCTTGCGCGCGCTGCACCGCGTGGGCGCTCTCGACGGCACGCGCATCGCCGTGATGTTCACGGGCGACGAGGAGGAAGCCGGGAATCCGAAGAGCGTGTCGCGCGGCGACATGGTGGCGCTGGCCAAGCGCAGCGACGTCGCCCTCAGCTTCGAAGGCAGCATCCTCGACAAGAACGGCCAGGCGACCGCCACCGTGGGCCGCCGTGCGACGGCCACGTGGGAGCTCGAAGTCAAGGCGCGCCAGGGCCATTCGATGGCCGTGTTCGGCGCCAACGGCTACGGCGCCGTGTACGAGACGGCGCGCATCCTCGACGCCTTCCGCCAGCAGGTGATCGAGCCGGGCCTCACGTTCAATCCGGGCCTGATCCTGGGCGGCACCGAGGTCGCGTTCGACGGCGCCACCTCGCGCGGCACCGCGTTCGGCAAGACGAACGTGATCGCCAACACGGCCACCGTGAAGGCCGACCTGCGCTACCTGGACTATCCGCAACGCGACCGTGCCCAGGCGCGCATGCGCGACATCGTCGCGCAGAACCTGCCCGGCACCAGCGCCACCATCGCATTCCACGAATCCTATCCGCCGATGGCCGTGACACCCGGCAACCTGAAAGTGCTGGACCTGTATTCGCGCGTCAGCCAGGATGCCGGCCTCGGCGCGATCGCCCCCTTGCCCGCGGAAGCGCGCGGCGCGGGCGACATCCAGTTCGTCGCGCCGCTCCTCGACAGCCTCGACGGCCTCGGCGCGAGCGGCAACGGCGCCCATTCGCCGAACGAAGACCTCGATGTGGGCTCGATCGAACGGAGTGCCGTGCGCGCGGCATTGCTGATCTATCGTTTGACGCGTTGA
- a CDS encoding thioesterase family protein — protein MARLILTFPEDQYYYTTLLTVRVTDINAGNHLGNDSMISMISEARARFLFEYGVSETEGDGTGIIVTDLATTYRAEAHARDQLLFEVGVMDFNKYGGDIIFRVTRPKDKTLVAMAKQGFVFFNYKTSQVVAMPEDFRTKFDRVNWID, from the coding sequence ATGGCACGACTGATACTCACCTTCCCCGAAGACCAGTACTACTACACGACCTTGCTGACGGTGCGCGTCACCGACATCAACGCCGGCAACCACCTGGGCAACGACTCGATGATCTCGATGATTTCCGAGGCGCGGGCCCGTTTCCTGTTCGAATACGGCGTCTCGGAAACAGAGGGCGACGGCACGGGCATCATCGTCACGGACCTCGCGACGACGTACCGCGCCGAGGCGCACGCACGCGACCAGCTGCTGTTCGAAGTGGGCGTCATGGACTTCAACAAGTATGGCGGCGACATCATCTTCCGGGTCACCCGTCCCAAAGATAAAACCCTCGTCGCGATGGCCAAGCAGGGCTTCGTCTTCTTCAACTACAAGACGAGCCAGGTCGTCGCCATGCCGGAAGACTTCCGCACCAAGTTCGACCGGGTGAACTGGATCGACTGA
- a CDS encoding RNA polymerase sigma factor: MTTPTTDTDLLRQTRSGAADAFAALYRRHQGPLYRFALLRCGSADTAADVVQETFMGLLTDRFRFDPLRGQLQHFLFGVARNLILKNETAHQRHVVLDGGDDGDDDLPDDAACPLARLLDNEAAEEVRRALALLAPHYRDAVILYEIHELSYAEIADICQVDIGTVRSRLSRGRAALAKRLACMKG, encoded by the coding sequence ATGACCACGCCAACCACTGATACCGACCTGCTGCGCCAGACGCGCAGCGGCGCCGCCGACGCCTTCGCGGCCTTGTACCGGCGCCACCAGGGTCCGCTGTACCGCTTCGCGCTGCTGCGCTGCGGCTCGGCGGACACGGCCGCCGACGTGGTCCAGGAAACGTTCATGGGCCTGCTGACGGATCGGTTCCGCTTCGATCCGCTGCGCGGACAGTTGCAGCACTTCCTGTTCGGCGTGGCGCGCAACCTGATCCTCAAGAACGAAACGGCACACCAGCGGCACGTGGTGCTGGACGGCGGGGACGACGGCGACGACGACCTGCCCGACGACGCGGCCTGTCCGCTGGCGCGCCTGCTGGACAACGAGGCCGCCGAGGAAGTACGGCGCGCGCTGGCGCTGCTCGCGCCGCACTACCGCGACGCCGTCATCCTGTACGAGATACACGAATTGTCGTACGCCGAGATCGCCGACATCTGCCAGGTCGACATCGGCACCGTGCGTTCGCGCCTGTCGCGCGGGCGGGCGGCACTCGCGAAGCGCCTGGCCTGCATGAAAGGATAA
- a CDS encoding DUF3016 domain-containing protein — protein MKPFMKTMALAGLLALAAGSASAAVNVTWVHPENFHDLPFAGWERKEMLDQITDHFVKLGANLPPGEDLRIEITDFDPAGRLIPSARLGRDLRVLTGRADWPRMELNYAIEQNGQVLKSGQAQLQDMNYQQTFSHYFDSEPYRYEKQMIDDWFDKTIAPIQKKRR, from the coding sequence ATGAAACCGTTCATGAAGACGATGGCCCTGGCGGGCCTGCTGGCGCTGGCCGCGGGCAGCGCGTCGGCCGCGGTCAACGTCACCTGGGTCCACCCCGAGAATTTCCATGACCTGCCGTTCGCGGGCTGGGAGCGCAAGGAGATGCTGGACCAGATCACCGACCACTTCGTGAAGCTGGGCGCGAACCTGCCGCCGGGCGAGGACCTGCGCATCGAGATCACGGATTTCGACCCGGCCGGCCGCCTGATCCCGAGCGCCCGGCTGGGCCGCGACCTGCGCGTGCTGACCGGCCGCGCGGACTGGCCCCGCATGGAGCTGAATTATGCGATCGAGCAGAATGGGCAGGTGCTCAAGAGCGGCCAGGCGCAGCTGCAGGACATGAATTACCAGCAGACCTTCAGCCACTACTTCGATTCCGAGCCGTATCGCTACGAGAAGCAGATGATCGACGACTGGTTCGACAAGACGATCGCGCCGATCCAGAAGAAGCGCAGGTAA
- a CDS encoding DNA-formamidopyrimidine glycosylase family protein: MPEGPSLVILKEQTAPFVGQEIVRAEGNTWAIDTTRLIGQPIVALRTWGKHFLIQMPTMVVRIHFLLFGTYRVNEGRDKPPRLSLGFADGGVLNFYACSVKEIDCDIDAYYDWAADVMSDAWDPAKARKKLRAAPDTLACDALLDQDIFAGVGNIIKNEVLFRIRVDPRSTVGALPPAKLRALVQEARQYSFDFLEWKKEFTLKKHWLAHNQKICPRCHIPFHKANLGKTNRRSFWCERCQKLYE, encoded by the coding sequence ATGCCGGAAGGCCCGTCGCTGGTCATCTTGAAAGAGCAGACGGCCCCGTTCGTGGGCCAGGAAATCGTGCGCGCCGAGGGCAATACCTGGGCCATCGACACGACGCGCCTGATCGGCCAGCCCATCGTCGCGCTGCGCACCTGGGGCAAGCATTTTCTCATCCAGATGCCCACGATGGTCGTGCGCATTCACTTCCTGCTGTTCGGCACGTACCGCGTGAACGAGGGGCGCGACAAACCGCCGCGCCTGTCGCTCGGCTTCGCGGACGGCGGCGTACTCAATTTCTACGCCTGCTCCGTGAAGGAAATCGACTGCGACATCGACGCGTATTACGACTGGGCCGCGGACGTCATGTCGGATGCATGGGATCCGGCCAAGGCGCGCAAGAAGCTCCGTGCAGCGCCGGACACCCTCGCCTGCGACGCCCTGCTCGACCAGGACATCTTTGCCGGCGTCGGCAACATCATCAAGAACGAGGTGCTGTTTCGCATCCGGGTCGACCCGCGCTCGACCGTGGGCGCGCTGCCGCCGGCCAAGCTGCGCGCCCTCGTGCAGGAGGCGCGCCAGTACAGCTTCGACTTCCTCGAGTGGAAAAAAGAGTTCACGCTCAAGAAGCACTGGCTCGCGCATAACCAGAAAATCTGCCCCCGCTGCCACATCCCCTTCCACAAAGCGAACCTGGGCAAGACGAACCGGCGCAGCTTCTGGTGCGAGCGTTGCCAAAAACTGTATGAATGA
- a CDS encoding HD domain-containing phosphohydrolase, giving the protein MSFLSSAAPKLAPWKVLLVDDEPDIHDITKLTLSRFRLDGRSLSFLHAYSGAEAKEILAREKDIALVFLDVVMEREDSGLEVARWMRQELDNQFTRIVLRTGQPGQAPEERVIVDYDINDYKEKTELDRTKLFTTTFAALRAYRDIMKVEDARRVQQNYREGLERVISASTHLFRQRNLKDFASGLLQQVVALLRLEQSMLLRVAGASVITGESQYEILARIGDVGDHDIGPELIAQLDEARHNRISKLHGDTYVGYFPNSSGKASLLVLKGVEEINEIDVQLLDVFCSGVAIAFDNILLNQEITDTQAELILRLGDVVESRSNEAGNHVRRMAQVCHLLAQESGMSDDETAVLMHAAPMHDVGKIATPDAVLLKPGRLTPEEWDIMKQHPTIGLQILDGSQRPILKAAAVIAHQHHEKWDGSGYPQGLKGEDIHPYARIVAVADVFDALTHERVYKKAWPIDQVRDYLREVAGQHLDPHYVDILVRNLDKAAEINERWPD; this is encoded by the coding sequence ATGTCCTTCCTGTCCTCAGCCGCGCCGAAGCTTGCACCGTGGAAAGTTTTGCTCGTCGACGACGAACCGGACATCCATGACATCACCAAGCTGACGCTGTCCCGGTTCCGCCTGGACGGCCGCAGCCTCTCGTTCCTGCACGCCTACAGCGGCGCGGAGGCCAAGGAGATCCTGGCGCGCGAGAAGGACATCGCGCTGGTGTTCCTCGACGTCGTCATGGAGCGCGAGGACAGCGGCCTGGAAGTGGCACGCTGGATGCGCCAGGAGCTGGACAACCAGTTCACCCGCATCGTGCTGCGCACGGGCCAGCCGGGCCAGGCGCCCGAGGAACGCGTGATCGTCGACTACGACATCAACGATTACAAGGAAAAGACGGAGCTCGACCGCACCAAGCTGTTCACGACGACCTTCGCCGCCCTGCGCGCCTACCGCGACATCATGAAGGTCGAGGACGCCCGCCGCGTCCAGCAGAATTACCGCGAAGGCCTGGAGCGCGTGATCTCCGCGTCCACGCATTTGTTCAGGCAGCGCAATTTGAAGGATTTCGCCAGCGGCCTGCTGCAGCAGGTCGTCGCCCTGCTGCGCCTGGAGCAGAGCATGCTGCTGCGCGTGGCCGGCGCCAGCGTGATCACGGGCGAGAGCCAGTACGAGATCCTCGCGCGCATCGGCGACGTGGGCGACCACGACATCGGCCCGGAACTGATCGCCCAGCTGGACGAGGCGCGCCACAACCGCATCTCCAAGCTGCATGGCGACACCTATGTCGGCTACTTCCCGAACAGCAGCGGCAAGGCGTCCCTGCTCGTGCTCAAGGGCGTGGAAGAAATCAACGAGATCGACGTCCAATTGCTCGACGTCTTTTGCTCGGGCGTCGCCATCGCCTTCGACAATATCCTGCTGAACCAGGAGATCACCGACACCCAGGCCGAGCTGATCCTGCGGCTGGGCGACGTCGTCGAATCGCGCTCGAACGAGGCCGGCAACCACGTGCGCCGCATGGCCCAGGTGTGCCACCTGCTGGCCCAGGAATCGGGCATGTCCGACGACGAGACGGCCGTGCTGATGCATGCGGCGCCGATGCACGACGTGGGCAAGATCGCCACGCCGGACGCCGTCCTGTTGAAACCGGGCCGCCTCACGCCCGAGGAATGGGACATCATGAAGCAGCACCCGACCATCGGCCTGCAGATCCTGGACGGCTCGCAGCGCCCGATCCTGAAGGCCGCCGCCGTGATCGCCCACCAGCACCACGAGAAATGGGACGGCAGCGGCTACCCGCAAGGCCTGAAGGGCGAAGACATCCACCCGTACGCCCGCATCGTGGCCGTGGCCGACGTGTTCGACGCCCTCACCCACGAACGCGTCTACAAGAAGGCCTGGCCGATCGACCAGGTGCGCGACTACCTGCGCGAGGTGGCGGGCCAGCACCTCGATCCGCACTACGTCGACATCCTCGTCCGGAACCTCGACAAGGCCGCCGAGATCAACGAGCGCTGGCCGGACTGA
- a CDS encoding hybrid sensor histidine kinase/response regulator, producing the protein MRIRTRLLILILAILIPALLAAVLAVWYVYQEERRAQETSVKEAVRAFTLLVDNELEIREGILRTLANSPALARGDLDTFYRHAHSVVPRGETAILLLDRDGHQLLNTRVAPGEPLPPGRSSNLDVLMKRDGADRTLVSDLFVSSISQRHAVAIQVPVHVDGTLRYFLAMSMNAAQLQALLGEQRFPAEWQAAIIDRTGRLIARSIDPDQYRGRSVSDVALAQFAANREGVFSNRNLAGIPVQAFFSTVPSSNWKVLVSIPTEDLRRVPLHAAAFLAAIMAVMLVLASVAARWFARRAAIPIEYLGRSAADLGAGREVHYRPQGIVEIDAVAQRMAEASRQILTAQADLEQRVAEAVAASERAQSALIRGQKLEALGRLTGGIAHEFNNLLQTLTTALQIASLTANQPKVLSLIDTCKRTVSRATALTTRLGSFGRVQDARLLTVDPGEQVRGSVQLLRGVLRQGTRMEVQCADDLWPVTLDPVQFDLALLNLAINARDAMPDGGRLAVDVRNCTLEPTMERTGGDYVRVSVTDTGTGMPPDVLARALDPFFTTKPPGQGSGLGLPQAYAFATQSRGWLTLSSTVGAGTTIEIYLPRSLQPLSAVAARADGQAPGRGGGRVLFVEDDPLVREAVVRGLEDCGFDVMVAPDGDKALAMLDAGLDADVVFSDIVMPGKVSGIELAGILHERRPGLPVVLATGYTDQRAVIPGVQVLAKPYEIDQLVELLANLSGGR; encoded by the coding sequence ATGCGTATCCGAACCCGACTGCTGATCCTGATCCTCGCGATCCTGATACCCGCCCTCCTCGCGGCGGTGCTGGCCGTCTGGTATGTCTATCAGGAAGAGCGGCGGGCCCAGGAAACGAGCGTCAAGGAAGCCGTGCGCGCCTTCACCCTCCTCGTCGACAACGAACTGGAGATCAGGGAAGGCATCCTGCGCACGCTGGCGAATTCCCCCGCGCTGGCGCGCGGCGATCTCGATACCTTTTACCGCCACGCCCATTCGGTGGTACCGCGCGGCGAGACGGCGATCCTGCTGCTCGACCGGGACGGCCACCAGCTGCTCAACACGCGGGTCGCACCGGGCGAGCCGCTGCCGCCCGGACGCTCGTCGAATCTCGACGTGCTGATGAAACGGGACGGCGCCGACCGCACCCTCGTCTCCGACCTGTTCGTCTCCTCGATCAGCCAGCGCCATGCGGTCGCCATCCAGGTGCCGGTGCACGTGGACGGCACCCTGCGCTACTTCCTCGCCATGAGCATGAACGCCGCCCAGCTGCAGGCGCTGCTGGGCGAACAGCGCTTCCCGGCCGAGTGGCAGGCGGCCATCATCGACCGCACCGGCCGGCTGATCGCCCGCTCGATCGACCCGGACCAGTACCGGGGACGCTCGGTCAGCGACGTGGCGCTGGCCCAGTTCGCGGCCAACCGCGAAGGCGTGTTCTCGAACCGGAACCTGGCCGGCATCCCCGTGCAGGCCTTCTTCAGCACCGTGCCGTCGTCGAACTGGAAAGTCCTCGTCAGCATTCCGACGGAAGACCTGCGCCGCGTGCCGCTGCATGCGGCGGCCTTCCTGGCCGCCATCATGGCCGTCATGCTCGTGCTGGCATCGGTGGCCGCGCGCTGGTTCGCACGCCGCGCCGCCATCCCGATCGAATACCTGGGCCGCAGCGCCGCGGACCTGGGCGCCGGCCGCGAAGTGCATTACCGGCCGCAGGGCATCGTCGAGATCGACGCCGTGGCGCAGCGCATGGCCGAGGCGAGCCGCCAGATCCTGACGGCCCAGGCCGACCTGGAACAGCGCGTGGCCGAAGCCGTGGCGGCCAGCGAGCGCGCCCAGAGCGCCCTGATACGCGGCCAGAAGCTGGAAGCCCTCGGCCGGCTCACGGGCGGCATCGCGCACGAATTCAACAACCTGCTGCAGACGCTGACGACCGCGCTGCAGATCGCATCGCTGACGGCGAACCAGCCGAAGGTGCTGAGCCTGATCGACACGTGCAAGCGCACCGTCAGCCGCGCCACCGCGCTGACGACGCGCCTGGGATCGTTCGGCCGCGTGCAGGATGCGCGCCTGCTGACGGTCGACCCGGGCGAGCAGGTGCGCGGGTCCGTCCAGCTGCTGCGCGGCGTGCTGCGCCAGGGCACGCGCATGGAAGTGCAGTGCGCGGACGACCTGTGGCCCGTCACACTCGATCCCGTGCAGTTCGACCTGGCCCTCCTGAACCTGGCGATCAATGCGCGCGACGCGATGCCGGACGGCGGCCGTCTCGCCGTCGACGTGCGCAACTGCACGCTCGAACCGACCATGGAACGCACGGGCGGCGACTACGTGCGTGTGAGCGTGACGGACACGGGCACCGGCATGCCGCCCGACGTGCTGGCGCGCGCGCTCGACCCGTTCTTCACGACGAAACCGCCGGGCCAGGGCTCCGGCCTCGGGCTGCCCCAGGCCTACGCGTTCGCCACGCAATCGCGCGGCTGGCTGACCCTGTCGAGCACGGTGGGCGCCGGCACCACCATCGAAATCTACCTGCCGCGCTCGCTGCAACCGCTGTCGGCCGTGGCGGCGCGCGCCGACGGCCAGGCACCGGGACGCGGCGGCGGACGGGTGCTGTTCGTCGAGGACGACCCGCTCGTGCGCGAAGCCGTGGTGCGCGGCCTGGAGGATTGCGGCTTCGACGTGATGGTAGCGCCGGACGGCGACAAGGCGCTCGCCATGCTCGACGCCGGCCTCGACGCCGACGTCGTGTTTTCCGACATCGTCATGCCCGGCAAGGTCAGCGGCATCGAGCTGGCCGGCATCCTGCACGAGCGCCGCCCCGGCCTGCCGGTCGTCCTTGCCACCGGCTACACCGACCAGCGCGCCGTCATCCCCGGCGTGCAGGTGCTGGCCAAGCCCTACGAGATCGACCAGCTGGTCGAGCTGCTGGCCAATCTGTCCGGCGGCCGCTGA
- a CDS encoding PPC domain-containing DNA-binding protein: protein MQTLPLRIGAHQDLRAVLDTLVAQHHVDAAFVLQGIGSLSVARLRFAGRSEFTELRGDLEILTLGGSLSPDGPHLHASVADDGGRVIGGHLGPGCIVRTTAEVLVALLPRHRFRREFDPATGFDELFVKA from the coding sequence ATGCAGACCCTGCCCCTGCGGATCGGCGCCCACCAGGACCTGCGCGCCGTGCTCGACACCCTCGTCGCGCAGCACCATGTCGACGCCGCGTTCGTCCTGCAAGGCATCGGCAGCCTGTCGGTCGCCCGGTTGCGCTTCGCGGGCCGGTCCGAGTTCACGGAACTGCGCGGCGACCTCGAAATCCTCACCTTGGGCGGCTCGCTGTCGCCGGACGGTCCGCACCTGCACGCGAGCGTGGCCGATGACGGCGGCCGCGTCATCGGCGGCCACCTCGGTCCCGGCTGCATCGTGCGTACGACGGCCGAGGTGCTCGTGGCGCTGCTGCCGCGCCACCGCTTCCGTCGCGAATTCGATCCGGCCACGGGGTTCGACGAGTTGTTCGTGAAGGCTTAG
- a CDS encoding ABC transporter ATP-binding protein/permease encodes MTTHIPDDDPTQPRPAPLSLAAWKHFVNVAKPYWLGNEKGKAWSLLLLLIVLMLVDTKLAVMLNNQTGELTSALAGKDADRFWASVRACLFILAFAVPTYAFYYYMRDVFANQWRRWLTGRFLDGYLQDRKYYALGASNEIDNPDQRISEDINTFTGRSINFLLIFLGSIMQLVAFSTVLWSISHLLVAVLVAYAVTGNIVALYFFGSPLIQLNFWQLRREADFRFSLMRLRENAESIAFYRGEAQERTHIDHTFSKVIRNFARLIRKQRALNLFQRTFSQLTVVLPYVLLAGGVLSGELEVGAATRAAGAFTAVLGAVGVIVDNFESLSRFVAGIGRLQALSNLVLPEAQSADVADKHPRIAMRPGTHFALEAVTLHPPQSDRVLIKELNLVLKPGDALLITGASGCGKSSLLRAIAGLWHTGSGTIQHPPLEDVFFLPQQPYLQQSTLRSQLIYPSVHADLGDEQLLDILEQVHLPHLAERVGGLDAVHDWSKVLSVGEQQRLAFGRVLVHAPRIVILDEATSALDSANEAALYTRLRASGATLVSIAHREAVLRHHTHVLRLVGDGTWEVVDASGFEFDKPAADAAPAPVRPAVVATFVG; translated from the coding sequence ATGACTACGCACATTCCCGACGACGACCCCACCCAGCCCAGGCCCGCGCCCCTGTCGCTCGCCGCGTGGAAACACTTCGTCAACGTCGCCAAGCCCTACTGGCTGGGCAATGAAAAAGGCAAGGCCTGGTCCCTGCTGCTTCTGCTGATCGTGCTGATGCTGGTCGACACCAAGCTCGCGGTCATGCTGAACAACCAGACCGGAGAATTGACGTCGGCGCTGGCCGGCAAGGACGCCGACCGCTTCTGGGCCTCCGTGCGCGCCTGCCTGTTCATCCTCGCGTTCGCCGTGCCGACCTATGCCTTCTACTACTACATGCGCGACGTCTTCGCGAACCAGTGGCGGCGCTGGCTGACCGGCCGGTTCCTCGACGGCTACCTGCAGGACCGCAAATACTATGCGCTGGGCGCCAGCAACGAGATCGACAATCCGGACCAGCGCATCAGCGAGGACATCAACACGTTCACGGGCCGCTCCATCAACTTCCTGCTGATCTTCCTCGGCTCGATCATGCAGCTGGTCGCCTTCAGCACCGTGCTGTGGTCGATCTCGCACCTGCTCGTGGCCGTGCTCGTGGCCTACGCGGTGACGGGCAACATCGTCGCCCTGTACTTCTTCGGCAGCCCGCTGATCCAGCTGAATTTCTGGCAGTTGCGGCGCGAGGCCGACTTCCGCTTCAGCCTGATGCGCCTGCGCGAGAATGCCGAATCGATCGCGTTCTACCGGGGCGAAGCGCAGGAGCGCACGCACATCGACCATACGTTCAGCAAGGTCATCCGCAACTTCGCCCGGCTGATCAGGAAGCAGCGCGCGCTCAACCTGTTCCAGCGCACGTTCAGCCAACTGACCGTGGTGTTGCCGTACGTGCTGCTGGCCGGCGGCGTCCTGTCGGGCGAGCTGGAAGTCGGCGCCGCGACGCGCGCCGCCGGCGCCTTCACGGCCGTCCTCGGCGCGGTGGGCGTCATCGTCGACAATTTCGAGAGCCTCAGCCGGTTCGTGGCGGGCATCGGCCGTTTGCAGGCCCTGTCGAACCTCGTGCTGCCCGAAGCGCAGTCTGCCGACGTCGCAGACAAGCATCCGCGCATCGCGATGCGTCCGGGCACGCACTTTGCGCTGGAAGCCGTGACCTTGCATCCGCCGCAATCCGACCGCGTCCTCATCAAGGAGCTGAACCTCGTCCTCAAGCCGGGCGACGCCTTGCTGATCACCGGTGCCAGCGGCTGCGGCAAGAGTTCGCTGCTGCGCGCGATCGCGGGGCTGTGGCACACGGGCAGCGGCACGATCCAGCATCCGCCGCTGGAAGACGTGTTCTTCCTGCCGCAGCAACCTTATCTGCAGCAGAGCACGCTACGCAGCCAGCTCATCTATCCCAGCGTGCATGCCGATCTCGGCGACGAACAATTGCTCGACATCCTGGAACAAGTCCATCTGCCGCATCTGGCCGAACGCGTGGGCGGGCTGGATGCCGTGCACGACTGGAGCAAGGTGCTGTCGGTCGGCGAGCAGCAGCGCCTCGCCTTCGGCCGCGTGCTGGTGCACGCGCCGCGGATCGTCATCCTGGACGAGGCGACGAGCGCGCTCGACAGCGCCAACGAAGCGGCCCTGTACACGCGCTTGCGCGCCAGCGGCGCGACGCTCGTCAGCATCGCCCACCGCGAAGCCGTGCTGCGCCATCACACGCACGTGCTGCGGCTGGTGGGCGACGGGACGTGGGAAGTGGTCGACGCGAGCGGGTTCGAGTTCGACAAGCCGGCTGCGGACGCCGCGCCGGCGCCGGTGCGGCCAGCGGTTGTGGCGACTTTTGTCGGTTGA
- a CDS encoding DegT/DnrJ/EryC1/StrS family aminotransferase has product MILHDWRDGEFPNAERIGRETVTIPLHCGMMEADVDRVCAAIADILN; this is encoded by the coding sequence ATGATTCTTCACGACTGGCGCGACGGTGAGTTCCCGAACGCGGAGCGCATCGGCCGCGAGACCGTCACGATCCCCCTGCACTGCGGGATGATGGAAGCCGACGTGGACCGCGTGTGCGCGGCCATCGCCGATATCCTCAACTAG